One window of Macrococcus sp. 19Msa1099 genomic DNA carries:
- a CDS encoding CBS and ACT domain-containing protein, giving the protein MLVERIMTSPCITFNTEGSIAQAIALMNDKNIRHLPVVDDEQHLQGIISDREIKEVLPSLLKHDEAIDYNVPISQIMKKNVITCHPLDFVADIAVDFYDASIASIPVVQNEKVVGIVTSKDMLNTFIELTGVTRPGTTIQISIPDEPGIMHEVTEVFHRHKISIESILVFRDTAQVGKKIVTLRMLAMNPNIAIFDLEKKGFTVLDPFESGL; this is encoded by the coding sequence ATGTTAGTAGAACGCATTATGACATCACCATGTATTACATTCAATACAGAAGGTTCTATCGCTCAGGCCATCGCATTGATGAATGATAAGAACATTCGCCATTTACCGGTTGTAGACGATGAACAGCATTTGCAAGGTATTATTTCAGATCGTGAAATAAAAGAAGTATTGCCGTCACTATTAAAACATGATGAAGCAATTGATTATAATGTCCCGATTTCACAGATTATGAAAAAAAATGTGATTACATGCCACCCTCTTGATTTTGTGGCAGATATTGCAGTTGATTTTTATGATGCATCTATCGCCAGCATTCCAGTTGTACAAAACGAGAAAGTTGTGGGCATTGTAACCAGTAAAGATATGCTCAATACATTTATTGAGCTTACCGGTGTAACACGTCCAGGTACAACAATACAGATTAGCATTCCTGATGAACCGGGTATTATGCACGAAGTCACGGAAGTATTTCATAGACATAAGATCAGTATCGAGAGTATTCTCGTATTCCGGGATACAGCACAGGTCGGTAAGAAAATTGTGACGTTACGCATGCTTGCAATGAATCCAAATATTGCGATATTTGATCTGGAGAAGAAAGGATTCACAGTACTTGATCCTTTCGAAAGCGGCCTATGA
- a CDS encoding acetoin utilization protein AcuC, with protein sequence MTKFVYSKNLLKYRFRDDHPFNQMRLLLTKSLLESLSLLRAEDIVEPRTATDEELMLIHQPEYIEAVKKAGRGELSAGDCDKFGLNSNDTPNFKDMHEMSALLVGATLTACDIVMTGIDHTACNFGGGLHHGFTGRASGFCIYNDSAVAIEYMKRKYKQRVLYIDTDAHHGDGVQFAFYSDNQVMTYSIHETGRYLFPGTGAITEKGEGDGYLYSMNIPVDAYTEDDSFLECFEESLRAACEFFKPDIILSQNGADAHYLDPLTHLSCTHRTYQHIPQIVLRLANEYTNGKWIAVGGGGYNIFQVAPLAWAQVYNAMLGRSYLEGAIPDDWITMWQSKTQVKMPKTWNEDLQGYRVIPRRRDIEEKNKMMMARIVQHY encoded by the coding sequence ATGACAAAATTCGTCTACTCAAAGAACTTGCTGAAATACCGCTTTCGTGATGATCACCCGTTTAATCAGATGCGCCTGTTACTTACGAAATCACTGCTTGAAAGCTTATCACTGCTGCGCGCAGAAGATATCGTTGAGCCCCGTACTGCAACAGATGAAGAACTGATGCTCATTCATCAGCCAGAATACATTGAAGCTGTAAAAAAGGCAGGACGCGGAGAACTGAGTGCCGGTGATTGTGATAAATTTGGACTTAACTCAAATGATACACCGAACTTTAAAGATATGCATGAAATGAGCGCGTTGTTAGTAGGCGCAACGCTTACTGCATGCGATATTGTTATGACTGGTATCGATCATACCGCATGTAACTTTGGTGGTGGGCTCCATCACGGCTTCACTGGACGTGCTTCAGGATTTTGTATCTATAATGATTCTGCAGTCGCTATAGAATATATGAAACGTAAATATAAACAACGTGTGCTCTATATCGATACCGACGCACATCATGGTGATGGCGTACAGTTTGCTTTCTACAGCGATAATCAGGTGATGACCTACTCTATTCATGAGACAGGTCGGTACTTGTTCCCAGGAACTGGTGCCATTACTGAAAAAGGTGAAGGTGATGGTTATTTATACAGTATGAATATACCTGTTGATGCCTATACTGAAGATGATTCATTTCTAGAATGTTTTGAAGAAAGTTTACGCGCAGCATGTGAATTCTTTAAACCGGATATTATATTAAGTCAAAATGGTGCGGATGCACATTATCTTGATCCATTGACACACCTCTCTTGTACACACAGGACATATCAGCACATCCCACAAATCGTCCTTCGATTAGCAAATGAATATACAAATGGAAAGTGGATTGCTGTCGGAGGTGGCGGTTATAATATCTTTCAAGTCGCACCACTCGCCTGGGCACAAGTATATAATGCGATGCTCGGACGCAGTTATTTAGAAGGTGCAATACCAGATGACTGGATTACGATGTGGCAAAGTAAAACACAAGTAAAGATGCCAAAAACATGGAATGAAGATCTACAAGGGTATCGAGTCATACCTAGAAGACGCGATATCGAAGAAAAAAATAAAATGATGATGGCACGTATCGTACAGCATTACTAG
- a CDS encoding GNAT family N-acetyltransferase → MEHTKTYYKRTVEANGKSIIVEGPIDSDTLKKYTFDEGLVAFRIPKEQFVAIQEIADLEEGRIIICRDGDNIIGYTTYLYPDPLERWSDGNLPYLLELGAIEISEQYRAMGLGKAMLELSMQDDAMEDYIIITTEYYWHWDLKNSGLDVFEYKKIMQKMMAAGGMEVFSTDDPEITSHPANCLMARIGKRITNDQIQTFDNIRFQNRFFL, encoded by the coding sequence ATGGAGCATACTAAAACTTACTATAAACGCACAGTTGAAGCTAACGGAAAATCAATTATCGTCGAAGGCCCAATAGACAGTGATACCTTAAAGAAATATACATTTGATGAGGGTCTCGTTGCATTCAGAATTCCGAAAGAACAATTTGTAGCAATTCAGGAAATTGCAGACCTCGAGGAAGGACGTATCATTATATGCCGAGATGGTGACAATATTATCGGATATACAACTTATCTATATCCAGATCCATTAGAACGATGGAGTGATGGAAACTTACCTTATCTATTAGAGCTTGGCGCGATAGAAATTAGTGAACAGTATCGTGCAATGGGCCTTGGTAAGGCCATGCTTGAACTGTCAATGCAAGATGATGCGATGGAAGATTATATCATTATTACGACCGAATATTATTGGCATTGGGATTTAAAGAACAGTGGCCTGGATGTATTCGAATATAAAAAAATTATGCAGAAGATGATGGCTGCTGGTGGCATGGAAGTATTCTCTACAGATGATCCTGAAATTACAAGTCATCCGGCCAACTGCTTGATGGCAAGAATAGGCAAACGCATTACAAATGATCAGATACAGACATTCGATAATATTAGATTCCAGAATCGCTTTTTCTTATAG